TTCGACCCGGAGAAGCACTACGACGAGCGGCGAGAGATCTATCTCATGAGCGGGAAGATCATTGAGTCCATGTCGGCTCCCTGCGTGACCGTGGGCGAGAACGGCATGTGGACCACGACCATTTCGGCTGTGGTTTTCATCCCCTAGCGGATCGTTCACCGAATGGGGCCGGTCACGGGACCGGCCCCGTCAAGACTGCAAAGGCGAAACCTGATGTACGACTCGTTTCTGGATCTTGAGGAAGAGGGAGGACGGACGATCCATGTCTGGCCAGTGCCCTACGAGGGTACGGCGAGCTTTGCTCGAGGGACCAGACTGGGGCCTGAGGCCATACTCAAGGCCAGTTACCAGATCGAAACCTACGATCATGAACTGGGTCAGGACCTTTCCGGCCGGGTCCGGTTTGAGACCCTGCCTTTTCTGCGGCCATCGGCCCAGGGTCCGGACACAGTCATGGACGAGATGCGCGAGGTTCTTTCCGGGTTTGACCCGGTCAAGGACTTCTTCCTGACCCTGGGGGGGGAACACAGCATCGCCCTGCCCCTGGTGGAGTTCTACCACCGGGCTCATTCGGATTTGGTCGTGATCCAGATCGATGCCCACGCCGATCTGCGGGCCAAGTACGAAGGCAGCCCCAGTTCCCACGCCTGTGTCATGGCTCGGGTCCGCGATCTTGGTGTGCCCCTGGTCCAGATCGGAATTCGCAGCCTGTGCCGGGAGGAGGCCGAGACCATGGCCAGGACTCCGGCAGAAGACCTGTTGTGTCTGTTCGGGTGGGATCTGCCAAGTCCGGACCATGCCGCCCGGCGGGTAGGCGATTTCGTGGGCCAAAGACCGGTCTATATCAGTTTCGACGCCGACGGATTGGACCCGTCGATCATGCCCGGGACCGGAACGCCCGAGCCTGGCGGCATAGGTTTTTCCTGGATGCAGGCCTTCTGGACCAGATTTCTTCCCGAGCGGACCCTGGTGGGGCTGGATTTTTGCGAACTGGCCCCGGAACTCGGCCCCGGCGTGATCTCCGAGTCGGTGGCCGTCAAGTGCATCCTGCGTATCCTCATGACTTCATTGGCTGGACCCATAGAGCCGGGCAGGTCTGAAAGCGGATTATGAGTACCCAAAAAAATAGAGACATCGAAACCCTTGAGAGTCCGGAGGACTATGGCCTGAGTCCCTTGGAGCCTCTGGACCCTGACCGGATCGAGACCTTCGACGATCTTTTGTCGGCCATGTCCAAGACGGCCTTTGGAGGCCGGAACCTTGGCGAGGCTCTGAACGTGCTCGAAGACATGGTCCGGGACCCGGACTGTATGGTGGTCGGGACTTTTTCCGGGGCCATGACCGTGGCCAAGATGGGAACCTTGATCTGCAAGATGATCGAGAAGGGCTGGGTGAACGTGGTCATTTCCACCGGAGCCCTGATGGCCCACGGGTTCATCGAATCCATCGGACTCAAGCATTACAAGTACGAGTTTGGGCAGATGGACGACAAGGCATTGTTCAAGAAAGGCTTCAACCGGGTCTACGATACCCTGGAGCCTGAGCAGAACTTCGTCCAGGCCGAGATGGTCATTCATGCGGTCATGGAACGGCTCTCGGCCGAGTCACACCTGTCTTCGGAACGTATCTGCCGGATCATCGGCCGCTATCTGTCCGAGAAAGTTGAAGGCCGAGGTATCCTGAAAAGCGCTTTCGAACAAGACGTTCCAGTCTACATTCCGGCCTTCACTGATTCGGAGATGGCCCTTGACGTGGCCACGCACATCATGCGCCATCTTCCCGAGACCTTGCGCCGCAATTTCGATGCGGAAACCCTGCCCTTCCAATTCAACCCGTTTCTCGACCTGTTCAGCTACACCCGACGCATCTGCAAGGCCAAGACTTTGGGCATTTTCACTATTGGCGGGGGCGTGCCCCGCAATTGGGCCCAGCAGGTGGGCCCGTTCGTCGAAATCCTCAACCAGCGACTGGAGAACATCGATCTGCCTTGCAGGCGGTTCAAGTATGGTATCCGCATTTGCCCCGAGCCGGTTCACTGGGGAGGCCTGAGCGGCTGCACCTACCAGGAAGGGATTTCCTGGGGCAAATTCATGGCCCCGGAAGAAGGGGGCCGATTCGCTGAGGTCCATTGCGATGCGACCATCGCCTGGCCTATGCTTTTCAAGGGCTTGGAAGACAGATTGGCTCGTAAGGCGTGAGTGTCCCGTGATGGACGCGCCCCTGAAAATCGAGAAATTGTTGTGGCGGGGGCGCGGCCTGGCCCGGAGAGATTCGGGGAAGGTGGTCATGGTCGAGCCCGGGGCCCTGCCCGGGGAACTGGTCCGGGTCCGGGTGCTCAAAGAGGGGAAGGATCATGATCAGGCCGAGGTC
This portion of the Deltaproteobacteria bacterium genome encodes:
- the speB gene encoding agmatinase, whose product is MYDSFLDLEEEGGRTIHVWPVPYEGTASFARGTRLGPEAILKASYQIETYDHELGQDLSGRVRFETLPFLRPSAQGPDTVMDEMREVLSGFDPVKDFFLTLGGEHSIALPLVEFYHRAHSDLVVIQIDAHADLRAKYEGSPSSHACVMARVRDLGVPLVQIGIRSLCREEAETMARTPAEDLLCLFGWDLPSPDHAARRVGDFVGQRPVYISFDADGLDPSIMPGTGTPEPGGIGFSWMQAFWTRFLPERTLVGLDFCELAPELGPGVISESVAVKCILRILMTSLAGPIEPGRSESGL
- a CDS encoding deoxyhypusine synthase codes for the protein MSTQKNRDIETLESPEDYGLSPLEPLDPDRIETFDDLLSAMSKTAFGGRNLGEALNVLEDMVRDPDCMVVGTFSGAMTVAKMGTLICKMIEKGWVNVVISTGALMAHGFIESIGLKHYKYEFGQMDDKALFKKGFNRVYDTLEPEQNFVQAEMVIHAVMERLSAESHLSSERICRIIGRYLSEKVEGRGILKSAFEQDVPVYIPAFTDSEMALDVATHIMRHLPETLRRNFDAETLPFQFNPFLDLFSYTRRICKAKTLGIFTIGGGVPRNWAQQVGPFVEILNQRLENIDLPCRRFKYGIRICPEPVHWGGLSGCTYQEGISWGKFMAPEEGGRFAEVHCDATIAWPMLFKGLEDRLARKA